A region from the Beduinella massiliensis genome encodes:
- a CDS encoding CehA/McbA family metallohydrolase, translated as MSRICAELHCHTLHSDALFTPEELAEAARDNQIDLIALTDHNTLSGYAQMEQTGLPFIHGIEWTTFYGHMLVLGARAFVDWRDAEMDNIDEKIAQVRAQDGLVGIAHPFAPGSPMCTGCYWDFRVRDWSRVNYIEVWNEDFPPLAPHNRRAVALWCSLLDQGYHIAPTYGRDWHRETFSPVPRGCTYLEAEAADEASALSAIAGGRTLLSLGPDVRWSLLGEDGIYAPGDTAKPGAYACRFEIDGERRRSRWERFGIRAKEAVLLGRQGRVLARAAAPSGTMDVRLEDTPFVRLEIRGEACGRESVLALSAPVYVAEKEG; from the coding sequence ATGAGCAGAATTTGTGCCGAGCTGCACTGTCACACCCTGCATTCCGACGCCCTGTTCACGCCCGAGGAGCTGGCGGAGGCGGCGCGGGATAATCAGATCGACCTGATCGCCCTCACGGATCACAACACCCTGTCGGGTTACGCGCAGATGGAGCAGACGGGCCTTCCCTTTATCCATGGCATCGAATGGACGACGTTTTACGGGCATATGCTGGTGCTGGGCGCGCGCGCGTTCGTGGACTGGCGGGATGCGGAGATGGACAACATCGACGAAAAGATCGCCCAGGTGCGCGCGCAGGACGGGCTCGTGGGGATCGCGCATCCCTTCGCGCCCGGCAGCCCCATGTGTACGGGCTGCTATTGGGATTTTCGCGTCCGCGACTGGAGCCGGGTGAACTACATAGAGGTCTGGAACGAGGATTTCCCGCCGCTCGCGCCGCACAACCGGCGTGCCGTAGCCCTGTGGTGCTCCCTGCTCGATCAGGGCTACCATATCGCGCCGACGTATGGGCGCGACTGGCATCGCGAGACCTTCTCGCCCGTGCCGCGCGGCTGCACCTACCTGGAGGCCGAGGCCGCGGACGAGGCATCCGCGCTTTCAGCGATTGCGGGCGGACGGACGCTGCTTTCCCTGGGGCCGGACGTGCGCTGGAGCCTGCTGGGGGAGGACGGCATCTACGCGCCCGGCGATACCGCGAAGCCCGGCGCCTATGCGTGCCGGTTTGAGATCGACGGAGAGCGGCGGCGCAGCCGGTGGGAACGCTTCGGCATCCGCGCAAAGGAAGCGGTGCTGCTGGGGCGGCAAGGGCGCGTGCTCGCCCGGGCGGCTGCGCCGTCTGGAACGATGGACGTCCGATTGGAGGACACACCCTTCGTGCGTCTGGAAATCCGGGGCGAGGCCTGCGGGCGGGAGAGCGTGCTGGCGCTGTCCGCTCCGGTGTATGTCGCGGAGAAAGAAGGGTGA
- a CDS encoding EAL domain-containing protein, which translates to MTMDRERILKLIEEDALELYGQPKWTFGKNTCNTYEVFAEKIRQPNGESVPARELIDAVEADEELTRLFYAWFMERAMQTAVRLTAETDSNVTLSINVLAAQANEPGFFDQVLATMEKTKMRPYKLQFELSEAQGLTRVGIENINRLHDEQGISMLLGNFGTGHSNIDLLREVHFDGLELDRSFASGVPDDEQTCKLLVAVAHFADTLDLFVCAKGIETDDQMEFFEQLNFLKGQGYMIGPPMPMDELRDYIKMYAKKRSHE; encoded by the coding sequence ATGACAATGGATCGGGAGCGCATTTTGAAACTGATCGAAGAGGACGCTCTGGAACTCTACGGTCAACCGAAATGGACGTTCGGCAAGAACACCTGCAACACGTACGAGGTATTCGCGGAGAAGATCCGTCAGCCGAATGGGGAAAGTGTTCCCGCTCGGGAGCTCATCGACGCGGTGGAGGCCGACGAGGAGCTGACCCGCCTCTTCTATGCCTGGTTCATGGAGCGCGCGATGCAGACCGCCGTGCGCCTCACCGCGGAGACGGACAGCAACGTCACCCTTTCCATCAACGTGCTGGCGGCGCAGGCGAACGAGCCCGGCTTCTTCGATCAGGTGCTCGCCACCATGGAGAAGACGAAGATGCGCCCCTACAAGCTGCAATTCGAGCTGAGCGAAGCCCAGGGCCTGACGCGCGTGGGCATCGAGAACATCAACCGTCTGCACGACGAGCAGGGGATCTCCATGCTGCTGGGCAACTTCGGCACCGGCCATTCCAACATCGACCTGCTGCGCGAGGTGCACTTTGACGGGCTGGAGCTCGACCGCTCCTTCGCCTCCGGCGTGCCGGACGACGAGCAGACCTGTAAGCTGCTGGTCGCGGTGGCGCACTTTGCCGATACGCTCGACCTGTTCGTCTGCGCCAAAGGCATCGAAACAGACGACCAGATGGAGTTCTTCGAGCAGCTGAACTTCCTCAAGGGGCAGGGCTACATGATCGGGCCGCCCATGCCCATGGACGAGCTGCGCGATTACATTAAGATGTACGCCAAGAAACGCTCGCACGAGTGA
- a CDS encoding Hsp20 family protein, producing the protein MFSMIPLHSNRSLSSRSAVPSLWDDRFFNSFFDMGDMFGTSAFRVDVKEGKEAYELSAELPGVKQDDIELTVDDGTLTIAANMNSEQKEERDNYVYSERRTGRFQRSFNLAGIKEDAISAKYEDGVLKLTLPKVTPQETVAEPRRIEIK; encoded by the coding sequence ATGTTCTCCATGATTCCACTTCACAGCAACCGTTCTCTCTCCAGCCGCAGCGCGGTTCCGAGCCTGTGGGACGACCGCTTTTTCAATTCCTTCTTCGACATGGGCGACATGTTCGGCACTTCCGCGTTCCGCGTGGACGTGAAGGAGGGCAAGGAAGCCTATGAGCTCTCGGCGGAGCTGCCGGGCGTCAAGCAGGATGACATCGAGCTGACGGTGGACGACGGCACGCTGACGATTGCCGCCAACATGAACAGCGAACAGAAGGAAGAGCGCGACAACTACGTGTACAGCGAGCGGCGCACGGGCAGGTTCCAGCGCAGCTTCAACCTGGCCGGCATCAAAGAAGATGCGATTTCGGCCAAGTACGAGGACGGCGTCCTCAAGCTGACGCTGCCCAAGGTGACGCCGCAGGAAACCGTGGCGGAGCCGCGGCGCATCGAAATCAAGTAA
- a CDS encoding SNF2-related protein, translating to MTPELEQLKRMTPQEEFEAGMAIYRRGAVRPLEEQRDGLRYVVDGEPRRMVRVGIGQRLSGKCSCETFEGTHRPCRHVVAAMLLAHGSGTVEEARRRRARQAADELMSAMEPALPMDSPIQIEWTLQVIGEAQTGERLRLAMRVGQDRLYVVRSIAQFLKAIEEKTTLVFGKGFTYQPTWMTFERVDALMLRVLDEVEYIQRMAGTAPVKPDEAKYMLLPDAHAVRLLRLLLARPFRLAVGDRLLSLPHVVQGPVQLHFGAQASGRELQVTADMSPALRALTSGCEFVLCDGEVLQPPAEQREVLRVLLRNAQRGQAAFRFEAGAVERVISELLPRLARAGDVALDGALAERIVRRPLQARVYLDREGRAVTARTVFAYGDEEIDPFAAEIAASQGREAPGSGSRLLLMRDAQGEHRVLDCLASAGFRVRAGRVYLAATEAVYGFLTEGLEELQRNAQVFCSEDFKRMTPRKPRFAGALHMQGGVLQLRLEESGEPVEELLLILQALRDRKRYFHLKDGTFLDLSGLDEWFELADTVADSSVTDVPDNEGYHASTVDMAAYRAAYLTSLLDGGKLPIAVDESVREVTEQLSAKGDPCPEPLSQVLRPYQLRGFAWMQALHRLHMGGILADDMGLGKTLQVIALFMWASEKKDGRASIVVAPTSLVYNWQAELVRFAPGLRVLIAEGGQAARQEQIRRLREDGNVDVFITSYPLIRRDIALLSGIPFRFAVLDEAQHIKNAMSVGAAAVKQLTADTRLALTGTPMENHPGELWSLFDFVLPGYLMSYAQFMHRHGEGQNSEALRQRIRPFLLRRLKGDVLRELPEKMETQLLADMTEEQRRVYQASLLRLRGHVDDLLRVKGVQRGRVEVLAAITELRQICCHPALCLPDYSASSGKLDMLLDVLPGALEAGHRALVFSQFTRMLRILQRRLEAAGITCLYLDGETPPKKRMALVNQFNAGEGQVFLISLKAGGAGLNLTGADMVIHYDPWWNPAAEDQATDRVHRIGQKNKVQVIRLITHASIEEQVVRLGERKRRLFDAMVTAGEQMPTQLSEADIRALFDDALAGD from the coding sequence TTGACACCCGAATTGGAACAGCTAAAACGCATGACGCCTCAGGAAGAGTTCGAGGCGGGCATGGCGATATACAGGCGCGGCGCGGTGCGCCCCCTCGAGGAGCAGCGCGACGGCCTGCGCTACGTCGTGGACGGGGAGCCGCGCCGCATGGTGCGCGTGGGCATCGGCCAGCGGCTTTCCGGCAAGTGCAGCTGCGAGACGTTCGAGGGCACACACCGCCCCTGCCGCCACGTGGTGGCGGCGATGCTGCTGGCGCACGGCTCGGGCACGGTGGAGGAGGCGCGCAGGCGGCGCGCGCGCCAGGCGGCGGACGAGCTGATGAGCGCGATGGAGCCCGCGCTGCCGATGGATTCCCCCATCCAGATCGAATGGACGTTGCAGGTGATCGGCGAGGCCCAGACGGGCGAACGGCTGCGCCTTGCGATGCGCGTGGGACAGGACAGGCTTTACGTCGTGCGCAGCATCGCGCAGTTTCTAAAGGCGATCGAGGAAAAGACGACGCTCGTCTTCGGCAAGGGGTTTACCTATCAGCCCACGTGGATGACGTTTGAGCGCGTGGACGCGCTGATGCTGCGCGTCCTGGACGAGGTGGAATACATCCAGCGCATGGCCGGGACAGCCCCGGTCAAGCCCGACGAGGCGAAGTACATGCTGCTGCCGGACGCGCACGCCGTACGGCTGCTGCGGCTGCTGCTGGCGCGCCCCTTCCGCCTGGCGGTGGGCGACCGGCTGCTTTCGCTGCCGCACGTGGTGCAGGGGCCGGTACAGCTGCACTTCGGCGCGCAGGCCTCCGGGCGGGAGCTGCAGGTGACGGCAGACATGTCCCCCGCGCTTCGGGCGCTGACGTCGGGCTGCGAGTTCGTGCTCTGCGACGGAGAGGTGCTTCAGCCCCCGGCGGAGCAGCGCGAGGTGCTGCGCGTGCTGCTCCGGAACGCGCAGCGCGGTCAGGCGGCTTTCCGCTTCGAGGCGGGCGCGGTGGAGCGCGTGATCTCCGAGCTGCTGCCAAGGCTCGCGCGCGCGGGAGACGTGGCGCTGGACGGCGCGCTGGCGGAGCGCATCGTGCGCCGCCCGCTGCAGGCGCGCGTCTACCTCGACCGGGAGGGGCGCGCGGTAACGGCGCGCACGGTCTTCGCGTATGGCGACGAGGAAATCGATCCCTTTGCCGCGGAGATCGCCGCCTCGCAGGGACGCGAGGCGCCGGGCAGCGGGTCGCGCCTCCTGCTGATGCGCGACGCCCAGGGCGAGCACCGCGTGCTGGACTGCCTGGCGAGCGCCGGATTCCGGGTGCGCGCGGGGCGCGTGTACCTGGCGGCGACGGAGGCCGTCTACGGCTTTCTGACCGAGGGGCTGGAGGAGCTGCAGCGAAACGCGCAGGTCTTCTGCTCGGAGGACTTCAAGCGCATGACGCCGCGCAAGCCGCGCTTTGCGGGCGCGCTGCACATGCAGGGCGGCGTGCTGCAGCTGAGGCTGGAGGAGAGCGGCGAGCCCGTGGAGGAGCTGCTGCTGATCTTGCAGGCGCTGCGGGACCGCAAGCGCTACTTCCACCTCAAGGACGGCACGTTCCTGGACCTGAGCGGCCTGGACGAGTGGTTCGAGCTGGCGGACACGGTGGCCGACAGCAGCGTGACCGACGTGCCGGACAACGAGGGCTATCACGCGAGCACGGTGGACATGGCCGCGTATCGCGCGGCGTACCTGACGAGCCTGCTGGACGGCGGCAAGCTGCCCATCGCGGTGGACGAATCGGTGCGCGAGGTGACCGAGCAGCTGAGCGCGAAGGGCGATCCCTGCCCGGAGCCGCTGTCGCAGGTGCTGCGGCCCTATCAGCTTCGCGGCTTTGCCTGGATGCAGGCGCTGCACCGGCTGCACATGGGCGGCATCCTCGCGGACGACATGGGCCTGGGCAAGACGCTGCAGGTGATCGCGCTGTTCATGTGGGCGAGCGAAAAGAAGGACGGCCGCGCCTCCATCGTGGTCGCGCCGACGTCCCTGGTGTACAACTGGCAGGCGGAGCTCGTGCGCTTTGCGCCGGGGCTTCGCGTGCTGATCGCCGAGGGCGGGCAGGCCGCGCGTCAGGAGCAGATTCGCCGCCTGCGGGAGGACGGGAACGTGGACGTGTTCATCACCTCCTACCCCCTGATCCGCCGGGACATCGCGCTGCTATCGGGCATTCCCTTCCGCTTCGCGGTGCTGGACGAGGCGCAGCACATCAAGAACGCCATGTCCGTGGGCGCGGCGGCGGTGAAGCAGCTGACGGCGGACACGCGCCTGGCGCTCACGGGCACGCCCATGGAGAACCATCCGGGCGAGCTGTGGTCGCTGTTCGACTTCGTGCTGCCGGGCTATCTGATGAGCTACGCGCAGTTCATGCACAGGCATGGGGAGGGGCAGAACAGCGAGGCGCTGCGCCAGCGCATCCGCCCGTTCCTGCTGCGCAGGCTCAAGGGCGACGTGCTGCGCGAGCTGCCGGAGAAGATGGAGACCCAGCTGCTGGCCGACATGACCGAGGAGCAGCGAAGGGTCTATCAGGCGTCGCTGCTGCGGCTGCGCGGGCACGTGGACGACCTGCTGCGCGTAAAGGGCGTGCAGCGCGGGCGCGTGGAGGTGCTGGCGGCGATCACGGAGCTGCGGCAGATCTGCTGCCATCCGGCGCTGTGCCTGCCGGACTACTCCGCGTCGAGCGGCAAGCTGGACATGCTGCTGGACGTGCTGCCCGGCGCGCTGGAGGCGGGGCACCGCGCGCTGGTGTTCTCGCAGTTCACGCGCATGCTGCGCATCCTGCAGCGCAGGCTGGAGGCGGCGGGCATCACCTGCCTGTACCTGGACGGCGAGACGCCGCCCAAGAAGCGCATGGCGCTGGTAAACCAGTTCAACGCGGGCGAGGGCCAGGTCTTCCTGATCTCGCTCAAGGCGGGCGGCGCGGGCCTCAACCTGACGGGCGCGGACATGGTCATCCACTACGACCCGTGGTGGAACCCGGCGGCCGAGGACCAGGCGACGGACCGCGTGCACCGCATCGGCCAGAAGAACAAGGTGCAGGTGATCCGGCTGATCACCCACGCCTCCATCGAGGAGCAGGTCGTCCGATTGGGCGAGCGCAAGCGCAGACTGTTCGACGCCATGGTGACGGCGGGGGAGCAGATGCCCACCCAGCTTTCGGAGGCGGACATCCGGGCGCTGTTCGACGACGCGCTCGCGGGGGATTGA
- a CDS encoding HAD hydrolase-like protein — protein sequence MKPKVRHIIWDFNGTLLQDAELALSIDNRLLRQMGMEPITLEEYRTFMRNPVELFYQDLGVDLQKHDFAQINEAFLEEFDREVLRAGLMPGALESLAAARDAGYTQSILSSSYEPTLRRQAEDLGLLPFMRAVTGLEDNRGGTKEERGLHQLATLGVAPEEAVLVGDMMTDAFVASHMGCRCILVEGGHNTRRRLCQCGMPVAQDITKVLPILMEA from the coding sequence ATGAAGCCGAAGGTTCGTCATATTATATGGGACTTCAACGGTACGCTGCTGCAGGACGCGGAGCTGGCGCTGTCCATCGACAACAGGCTGCTGCGGCAGATGGGCATGGAGCCGATCACGCTGGAGGAATACCGCACGTTCATGCGAAACCCGGTCGAGCTGTTCTATCAGGACCTGGGCGTGGACCTTCAAAAGCACGACTTTGCCCAAATCAACGAGGCGTTTCTCGAGGAGTTCGACCGGGAGGTGCTGCGCGCGGGGCTGATGCCGGGCGCGCTGGAGTCGCTCGCGGCCGCGCGGGACGCGGGCTACACGCAGTCCATCCTCTCCTCGAGCTACGAGCCGACGCTGAGGCGGCAGGCGGAGGATCTGGGGCTCCTGCCCTTCATGCGCGCGGTGACGGGCCTTGAGGACAACCGCGGCGGCACGAAGGAAGAGCGCGGGCTTCACCAGCTCGCCACGCTCGGCGTCGCGCCGGAGGAGGCCGTGCTCGTGGGCGACATGATGACCGACGCCTTCGTCGCCTCGCACATGGGCTGCCGCTGCATCCTGGTGGAGGGCGGCCACAACACGCGCAGGCGCCTTTGCCAATGCGGCATGCCGGTCGCGCAGGACATCACGAAGGTCCTGCCGATCCTGATGGAGGCGTAA
- the radC gene encoding RadC family protein: MMHSGHRERIRERFLREGLQGFAPHEALEFLLCFAIPQKDVNPLAHSLIERFGSLSAVLEARAEELMQVPGIGPNAAALLTLLPELMRYYERDRRQERPCLRNFKAAGAYCRALLRGEKDECVYLLCLDAQGRLLKSVLLRRGTIDESAVYPREVVREALLHNAYAVLLCHNHPGGGAMPSRGDYETTRRVIEALRAIDVRLLDHVIVGDTAYSSMANMEMIDQGKLAAPEEFDGRVRMATLPDAECAAPPQDGAVEDYHGILETE, from the coding sequence ATGATGCACAGCGGACACCGCGAGCGCATTCGGGAGCGGTTCCTGCGGGAGGGGCTGCAGGGCTTCGCGCCGCACGAGGCGCTGGAATTCTTGCTCTGCTTCGCCATCCCGCAGAAGGACGTCAATCCCCTCGCGCACAGCCTCATCGAGCGCTTCGGTTCGCTCTCCGCGGTGCTGGAGGCGCGGGCGGAGGAGCTCATGCAGGTGCCGGGCATCGGCCCGAACGCGGCCGCGCTGCTCACGCTCCTGCCCGAGCTGATGCGCTATTACGAGCGCGACCGCCGGCAGGAACGCCCCTGCCTTCGCAACTTCAAGGCAGCGGGCGCGTACTGCCGCGCGCTGCTGCGCGGCGAGAAGGACGAGTGCGTCTACCTGCTGTGCCTGGACGCGCAGGGACGCCTGCTCAAGAGCGTGCTGCTGCGCAGGGGCACGATCGACGAATCGGCGGTCTATCCGCGCGAGGTCGTGCGCGAGGCGCTGCTGCACAACGCCTACGCCGTGCTGCTGTGCCACAACCACCCCGGCGGCGGGGCGATGCCCTCGCGCGGCGATTACGAGACGACGCGGCGCGTGATCGAGGCGCTGCGCGCGATCGACGTGCGGCTGCTGGATCACGTGATCGTCGGGGATACCGCCTATAGCTCCATGGCGAACATGGAGATGATCGACCAGGGAAAGCTCGCCGCTCCGGAGGAATTCGACGGCCGCGTGCGCATGGCGACACTGCCGGATGCGGAGTGCGCGGCGCCTCCGCAGGACGGCGCGGTGGAGGATTACCATGGCATTTTGGAGACGGAATAA
- a CDS encoding YdcF family protein encodes MALMGTILACAAAFAALMGYVVYREAALPPRGESDVVIVLGAQVLADGTPSVALERRLTLALSIYREKRQTVIVCGAQGSDEPAPEGDVMRAWLIARGARPEDVIAETASFNTRENLLFAKEIMERRGLSRAAVVTSDYHVARALSLCRQVGIEATGAGSESKPEYWLKNHVRETLSWAKFIVESVLWKIRG; translated from the coding sequence ATGGCGCTGATGGGGACGATCCTTGCGTGCGCCGCGGCGTTCGCGGCGCTGATGGGCTATGTCGTGTACAGGGAGGCCGCCCTGCCCCCGCGGGGCGAATCGGACGTCGTCATCGTGCTGGGCGCACAGGTGCTCGCGGATGGGACGCCCTCCGTGGCGCTCGAGCGCAGGCTGACGCTGGCGCTTTCCATCTATCGGGAAAAGCGCCAGACGGTCATCGTGTGCGGCGCGCAGGGCTCGGACGAACCCGCGCCGGAGGGCGACGTGATGCGCGCGTGGCTGATCGCGCGGGGCGCGCGGCCCGAGGACGTGATCGCAGAGACCGCGTCCTTCAACACGCGCGAAAACCTGCTCTTCGCAAAGGAGATCATGGAACGGCGCGGCCTTTCCCGCGCGGCGGTGGTGACGAGCGACTACCACGTGGCGCGCGCGCTGTCGCTCTGCCGCCAGGTAGGCATCGAGGCGACGGGCGCGGGCAGCGAGAGCAAGCCCGAATACTGGCTGAAGAACCACGTGCGCGAGACGCTGAGCTGGGCAAAATTTATCGTGGAGAGTGTGCTATGGAAGATCAGAGGGTGA
- the rsmG gene encoding 16S rRNA (guanine(527)-N(7))-methyltransferase RsmG produces MEDQRVKARLEEGFAAMGVCCDGAALGKLLRFHALLMEWNARIDLTAVLDPVEMADRHYLDSAAPLAKGLIPQGARVVDVGTGAGFPGVPLAILRPDLHVTLLDALRKRVDFLQAVIDELGLSATAVHMRAEDAGRSPGFREAYDLAVSRAVAATPVLLELMLPLLKVGGSAIAWKGPGVQEELAQGKRAAHLLGGEIGGVLEAPVPGRDWQHVLLVCGKKQKTARQYPRRAGTPGKNPLG; encoded by the coding sequence ATGGAAGATCAGAGGGTGAAGGCGCGGCTGGAAGAGGGCTTTGCCGCGATGGGCGTTTGCTGCGACGGGGCGGCGCTGGGCAAGCTTCTGCGCTTCCACGCGCTGCTCATGGAGTGGAACGCGCGCATCGACCTGACGGCGGTGCTGGACCCGGTCGAGATGGCGGACAGGCATTATCTCGACTCCGCCGCGCCGCTGGCAAAGGGCCTGATCCCGCAGGGCGCGCGCGTCGTGGATGTGGGCACGGGCGCGGGCTTTCCGGGCGTTCCGCTCGCGATTCTGCGGCCGGACCTGCACGTGACGCTGCTGGACGCCCTCAGAAAGCGCGTGGACTTCCTGCAGGCGGTGATCGACGAGCTGGGCCTTTCGGCCACGGCCGTGCATATGCGCGCCGAGGACGCGGGCAGGAGCCCCGGCTTCCGCGAGGCATACGACCTCGCGGTGTCGCGCGCGGTGGCCGCGACGCCGGTGCTGCTGGAGCTCATGCTGCCGCTTTTAAAGGTGGGCGGCAGCGCCATCGCCTGGAAGGGGCCGGGCGTGCAGGAGGAGCTGGCGCAGGGGAAGCGGGCCGCGCACCTGCTGGGCGGCGAGATCGGCGGCGTGCTGGAAGCGCCGGTCCCCGGAAGGGACTGGCAGCACGTGCTGCTCGTGTGCGGGAAAAAACAGAAAACCGCTCGACAGTATCCGCGCAGGGCGGGCACGCCGGGCAAAAATCCGCTCGGATAA
- a CDS encoding ParB/RepB/Spo0J family partition protein — MLRSEEKMVFLGGVPCKQVCWIDVESIQMRESARHAAWSGTGEIQPVTVRATAEDGRYELIAGERMLRALKQAGVTQVEAIVMPEGIHEGELGELIVNLAGGRLHYFEEAEGYARAIREFKLSQEELAVRVGRSQSAIANKLRLLRLEEPVREVIRQGHLSERHARALLRLTDTQDRLSIARQASECVLSVRDTEVLVERAVQRERGALPAGQGGRKVIPLMRDHRLYLNAIRGIVSQMKASGITVDYTLRDLGDRVEMVVTVPRRRLEAAD; from the coding sequence ATGCTGCGTTCGGAGGAAAAGATGGTCTTTTTGGGCGGAGTGCCCTGCAAACAGGTGTGCTGGATCGACGTGGAGTCGATACAGATGCGCGAGAGCGCACGGCACGCGGCATGGTCCGGCACCGGCGAGATACAGCCCGTCACGGTGCGCGCGACGGCGGAGGACGGCAGGTACGAGCTGATCGCGGGCGAGCGGATGCTGCGCGCGCTGAAGCAGGCGGGCGTGACGCAGGTGGAGGCGATCGTCATGCCGGAGGGCATTCACGAGGGCGAGCTCGGCGAGCTGATCGTGAACCTCGCCGGAGGGCGGCTGCACTACTTCGAGGAGGCGGAGGGCTACGCGCGCGCGATCCGCGAGTTCAAGCTCTCGCAGGAGGAGCTCGCCGTGCGCGTGGGCAGGAGCCAGTCCGCCATCGCCAACAAGCTGCGCCTGCTGCGCCTGGAGGAGCCGGTGCGCGAGGTGATTCGCCAGGGGCACCTCAGCGAGCGCCACGCGCGCGCGCTGCTCCGCCTGACCGACACGCAGGACAGGCTGTCGATCGCCCGGCAGGCGTCTGAATGCGTGCTCAGCGTGCGCGACACGGAGGTGCTGGTGGAGCGCGCGGTACAGCGCGAGCGGGGCGCGCTGCCAGCCGGGCAGGGCGGGCGCAAGGTCATTCCCCTCATGCGCGACCATCGGCTCTATCTCAACGCGATCCGGGGCATCGTCTCGCAGATGAAGGCTTCGGGCATCACCGTGGACTATACGCTGCGCGACCTGGGCGACCGGGTGGAGATGGTGGTGACGGTGCCGCGCCGCCGCCTGGAGGCCGCGGACTGA
- a CDS encoding GNAT family protein: MIPLYTPDLLLLPASGALAGAAADYYARNRTFLQPFDPAHAPSFYTAEGQRPLLEADAEAARLDRGYRFLILRQEAPEQVIGTIALSGVVRGAFHSAFVGYKLDAAWQGRGYMTQALLAVTGFAFGALNLHRLEVNVMPRNPASQRVAEKAGFVREGLSPQYLYIGGVWEDHLHFVRLNPDWRP; encoded by the coding sequence ATGATTCCGCTGTACACGCCCGACCTGCTCCTCCTGCCCGCATCCGGCGCGCTCGCCGGGGCGGCGGCCGACTACTACGCGCGCAACCGCACGTTTTTGCAGCCGTTCGACCCCGCGCACGCGCCCTCCTTTTACACCGCGGAGGGACAGCGCCCGCTGCTCGAGGCGGACGCCGAGGCCGCGCGGCTCGATCGCGGCTATCGTTTCCTGATCCTCCGCCAGGAAGCGCCGGAGCAGGTCATCGGCACCATCGCGCTTTCCGGCGTCGTGCGCGGCGCGTTTCACTCCGCCTTCGTCGGTTACAAGCTGGACGCCGCCTGGCAGGGCCGCGGCTACATGACGCAGGCGCTGCTCGCCGTGACCGGCTTCGCCTTCGGCGCGCTCAATCTGCACCGGCTGGAGGTCAACGTCATGCCGAGAAACCCCGCCTCCCAGCGCGTCGCAGAAAAGGCGGGCTTTGTCCGGGAGGGCCTGTCCCCGCAGTACCTGTACATCGGCGGCGTCTGGGAGGACCACCTGCACTTCGTGCGGCTGAACCCCGACTGGCGGCCGTAA
- a CDS encoding ROK family glucokinase, whose product MVYIGIDLGGTNIAVGVVDENGRILCKGSTPTLLPRPYGPIVEDIAKCSLETLKRSGHTLDEVASLGVGVPGIFDAKTGNIPFCTNLGWHDVPLVSELQKYIDKPVYVDNDATVAGLAESVAGISAGVPNSVFLTLGTGVGGGIVIGGKVYSGSHGIGSEIGHMIIELDGEQCTCGNYGCFERYASATALIREGRKAYAQHPDSLIGELCGGDPERISAKTVIDAAKEGDPIATKVFRRYVRALASGIINIVNVLDPEVVVLGGGVSMAGDFLLDAVREAVKPLIFFKTMPYARIELAKLGPDAGIIGAAMLGK is encoded by the coding sequence ATGGTATACATCGGCATCGATCTGGGCGGCACGAACATCGCGGTGGGCGTGGTGGACGAAAACGGCCGCATCCTCTGCAAGGGCTCGACGCCCACGCTGCTGCCCCGCCCCTACGGCCCCATCGTCGAGGACATCGCCAAGTGCTCCCTGGAAACCCTGAAGCGCTCCGGCCACACCCTGGACGAGGTCGCCTCGCTCGGCGTGGGCGTACCCGGCATCTTCGACGCCAAGACCGGCAACATTCCCTTCTGCACGAACCTGGGCTGGCACGACGTGCCGCTCGTCTCCGAGCTGCAAAAGTACATCGACAAGCCCGTCTACGTGGACAACGACGCCACGGTCGCGGGCCTGGCGGAGTCCGTCGCGGGCATCAGCGCGGGCGTGCCCAACAGCGTGTTCCTGACGCTGGGCACGGGCGTGGGCGGCGGCATCGTCATCGGCGGCAAGGTCTACTCCGGCTCGCACGGCATCGGCTCCGAGATCGGCCACATGATCATCGAGCTGGACGGCGAACAGTGCACCTGCGGCAACTACGGCTGCTTCGAGCGCTACGCCTCCGCGACAGCGCTCATCCGCGAGGGACGCAAGGCCTACGCCCAACATCCGGACAGCCTGATCGGCGAGCTGTGCGGCGGCGATCCCGAGCGGATCAGCGCCAAGACGGTCATCGACGCCGCCAAGGAGGGCGACCCGATCGCTACGAAGGTCTTCCGCCGCTACGTGCGCGCGCTGGCCAGCGGCATCATCAACATCGTCAACGTGCTCGACCCGGAGGTCGTCGTGCTGGGCGGCGGCGTCTCCATGGCGGGCGACTTCCTGCTCGATGCCGTGCGCGAAGCGGTAAAGCCCCTGATCTTCTTCAAGACCATGCCGTACGCGCGCATCGAGCTGGCGAAGCTTGGGCCCGACGCGGGCATCATCGGCGCGGCGATGCTCGGCAAGTAA